The Alosa sapidissima isolate fAloSap1 chromosome 5, fAloSap1.pri, whole genome shotgun sequence genome has a window encoding:
- the si:ch211-117m20.4 gene encoding CUB and sushi domain-containing protein 1, which produces MRLAALLLLLLGSSYGVVTQVSLLDAGAEEEAEQGSGVEPEVVADTYWSGTAPVCVGGCKGRHRELKRDPCGNSDCCWFGYKSFCRVNCGQPDVDVNGFVYGNDWWVDSVVRYVCRPGFMLIGDPARACQSNGKWTAKPSCLRVCRRGRVEVSERELDGTCTSSCATKSYEGEPKRGCSRITDCQKKESGWKRWFTGCDTCQCDCFISCATVG; this is translated from the exons ATGAGGCTGGCCGCACTGCTTCTCTTGCTGTTGGGCTCTTCATATGGAGTGGTCACCCAGGTGTCCCTTCTTGAtgcaggagcagaggaggaagcAGAACAAGGCAGTG GTGTAGAGCCAGAGGTTGTGGCCGATACCTACTGGTCAGGCACTGCTccggtgtgtgtgggaggatgtAAGGGAAGACATCGCGAGCTGAAGAGGGATCCCTGTGGCAACTCCGACTGCTGCTGGTTTGGATACAAATCTTTCTGCCGAG TAAACTGTGGTCAGCCTGATGTGGACGTGAATGGCTTTGTCTATGGGAATGACTGGTGGGTGGACTCTGTGGTGCGGTACGTCTGCCGACCTGGCTTCATGCTCATCGGTGACCCTGCACGGGCCTGCCAGTCAAACGGGAAGTGGACGGCCAAACCCTCCTGCCTCA GGGTTTGTAGGCGCGGGCGGGTGGAGGTGAGTGAGCGGGAGCTGGACGGGACCTGCACCTCCTCCTGCGCCACCAAGTCCTACGAGGGCGAGCCCAAGCGAGGCTGCAGCCGCATCACCGACTGCCAGAAGAAGGAGTCGGGCTGGAAGCGCTGGTTCACCGGCTGTGACACCTGCCAGTGCGACTGCTTCATCTCCTGTG CAACAGTGGGGTAG
- the LOC121709453 gene encoding histone H4 transcription factor: MLRKDPPEIANNFEQIFTDQVMAPSNKRTRREDSSLVLTCEWASCKETFTQMQEFCKHVEKHHAMSTEDMDTEDDVDEHVCQWRDCGFCSVESAAELQRHLFFHCYHTKLKQWGLNILQAHPDMGTCSVGLHNRNIIPEITDNFICSWEHCEASMDNPEWFYRHVENHALSLDMKSNGKEENVLCCGWKDCEATFKGRFKLREHLRSHTQEKIVACPTCGGMFANNTKFFDHIRRQTTIEGQRFQCSHCSKRFATERLLRDHMRNHVNHYKCPFCDMTCPSPSSLRNHIKFRHSNEKPYRCDYCEYSCKNLIDLRKHFDTHSSVPAYQCDYEDCDYATRSMQSIKSHYKRVHEGDVAPRYKCHVCEQCFTRGNNLTAHLRKKHQFKWPSGHPRFRYKEHEDGFMRLQLIRYESVELTEQLMRERPAEGDCSDQPTQNEGDESGPQSSAGGEDVSDGQEEEEEEEGDCGAEERVRPEEGDNVLLVMLKGSSPEAQAAEEDTVMRRLQDTAQQLGMEVV, from the exons atGCTAAGAAAAG ATCCACCAGAAATCGCCAACAACTTTGAGCAAATCTTCACAGACCAAG TCATGGCCCCTTCCAACAAACGCACTCGCAGAGAGGACTCCTCTTTGGTGCTCACGTGCGAGTGGGCATCCTGCAAAGAGACCTTCACTCAAATGCAAGAGTTTTGCAAGCATGTGGAGAAACACCACGCAATGTCAACAGAGGACATGGACACTGAAGACGATGTGG atgagcatgtgtgtcagtggAGAGACTGTGGCTTCTGTTCAGTGGAGAGTGCGGCAGAGTTACAGAGACATTTGTTCTTCCACTGCTACCACACCAAGCTGAAGCAGTGGGGACTCAATATCCTTCAGGCTCACCCTGACATGGGCACTTGTTCCGTGGGCCTCCACAACCGCAACATAATACCCGAGATCACTGACAACTTCATTTGCTCCTGGGAGCATTGTGAG GCCTCTATGGACAATCCCGAGTGGTTCTATCGCCATGTGGAGAACCATGCCTTGTCCCTGGACATGAAGTCCAATGGAAAGGAAGAGAATGTTCTCTGCTGTGGCTGGAAAG ATTGTGAGGCCACCTTCAAGGGACGCTTTAAGTTGCGAGAGCACCTGCGGAGTCACACCCAGGAGAAGATAGTCGCGTGCCCGACCTGTGGGGGGATGTTTGCTAACAACACCAAGTTCTTTGACCACATCCGGCGGCAAACAACTATTGAGG GCCAGAGATTCCAGTGTTCCCATTGTTCTAAGCGCTTTGCTACCGAGAGACTTCTCCGAGACCACATGAGAAACCATG TGAACCATTACAAATGTCCTTTTTGTGACATGACCTGCCCCTCACCGTCCTCACTCAGAAACCATATCAAGTTCCGCCACAGTAACGAGAAACCCTACCGCTGTGACTACTGCGAGTACAG CTGTAAGAACCTGATCGACCTGCGGAAACATTTTGATACACACAGTAGTGTGCCAGCCTATCAGTGCGACTATGAGGACTGTGACTACGCCACCCGCTCCATGCAGTCCATTAAGTCGCACTACAAAAGAGTGCACGAG GGTGATGTTGCTCCACGTTACAAGTGccatgtgtgtgagcagtgcTTCACGAGAGGCAACAACCTCACAGCCCACCTGCGCAAGAAACACCAGTTCAAATGGCCATCAGGACACCCCAGATTCAG GTACAAGGAGCACGAGGATGGCTTCATGCGGCTGCAGCTGATTCGCTACGAGAGTGTGGAGCTGACCGAGCAACTGATGAGGGAGAGGCCGGCGGAGGGGGACTGCTCCGACCAGCCCACCCAGAACGAGGGTGACGAGAGTGGCCCGCAGTCTTCTGCGGGCGGAGAGGATGTATCTGACggccaggaggaagaggaggaagaggagggggactgTGGGGCGGAGGAGAGGGTGAGGCCGGAGGAGGGGGACAACGTGCTCCTGGTCATGCTGAAGGGAAGCTCTCCGGAGGCCCAGGCAGCGGAGGAGGACACGGTGATGAGGCGGCTGCAGgacacagcacagcagctggGCATGGAGGTGGTGTGA